Proteins co-encoded in one Candidatus Bathyarchaeia archaeon genomic window:
- a CDS encoding IMP cyclohydrolase: MSGQEIRRIYRTARDEDLPSSLKITMGDKVFEYSKVQWKVEGRMRGLRYGTNPHQKAALYRPKQSKGGIGNVDWVKWGKDGPSATNIEDGSHGLRIVSYFKEPTVTVMKHLNPSGVSVSRGQDSLSQVYVRARDADNRAAFGSVVVSNTPVDRRTAEEIMKTFVEVVYAPGYSSETLAVFESKRDIRVGEVPAQRKEGMTMPPDVVVLDDGSLIIEDHYRTGVLSMDDVKRLPVPTKKTPSDQEYLDLLHAWWVACEVRSNAVVFWRNGTSLAIGTGQQDRIGAIENSTDKAHKLGYSLEGSVLASDGFLPKLDNIEALAKEKVLGIIQPGGSVEDQAIVRACDEHGIKMVLTGERSFRHF, from the coding sequence ATGAGCGGGCAGGAGATCCGTCGCATCTACCGGACAGCACGGGACGAGGATCTACCATCATCGCTCAAGATCACGATGGGGGACAAGGTGTTCGAGTACTCAAAGGTCCAATGGAAAGTAGAAGGCCGAATGCGGGGGCTCCGTTATGGAACGAACCCGCACCAGAAAGCAGCCTTGTACCGACCGAAACAATCGAAAGGCGGGATTGGAAACGTCGACTGGGTAAAGTGGGGCAAGGACGGTCCTTCAGCAACGAATATTGAAGATGGCAGCCACGGGTTACGGATTGTCAGTTATTTCAAAGAACCAACTGTCACGGTAATGAAACATCTCAACCCGTCAGGGGTCTCTGTTTCCAGAGGACAGGACAGTCTGAGTCAGGTGTACGTCCGCGCTCGAGACGCGGACAACCGGGCCGCCTTTGGAAGCGTGGTAGTGTCCAACACTCCAGTTGACAGGAGAACTGCAGAAGAGATCATGAAGACCTTCGTCGAAGTAGTCTATGCACCGGGATATAGTTCTGAAACATTAGCGGTTTTCGAATCCAAGAGGGACATACGAGTTGGAGAAGTCCCAGCTCAACGCAAGGAGGGCATGACAATGCCACCTGATGTTGTGGTTCTGGATGATGGATCCTTGATCATCGAGGATCACTATCGGACAGGTGTATTATCGATGGATGATGTGAAACGGCTTCCGGTTCCTACTAAGAAAACGCCGTCAGATCAGGAATATCTAGATCTATTGCATGCATGGTGGGTGGCATGTGAGGTTCGATCGAACGCTGTCGTCTTCTGGAGAAACGGAACATCTCTCGCTATCGGGACCGGCCAACAAGATAGGATAGGGGCTATTGAGAACTCTACTGACAAGGCGCACAAGCTTGGCTATAGCTTGGAGGGAAGCGTGTTGGCCTCTGACGGATTTCTTCCCAAGCTAGACAACATCGAGGCACTGGCCAAAGAAAAAGTCTTAGGGATCATTCAACCGGGCGGGTCGGTTGAAGACCAAGCTATCGTCAGAGCCTGTGATGAACATGGCATTAAGATGGTGCTTACAGGGGAGCGATCTTTCAGGCATTTCTAG
- a CDS encoding FtsX-like permease family protein yields MLSAKIAYRNLPKRRARTALTILAVILGVALLVGINLATASATGEFTNYINKFWGHTDIVVSYGGLPPVFQTNYLDKVESVSEVQQTAVRLVWFGTTDNRTFFPLVGVNGTDFDYSSFNITGTRSLAQGQATVDDGLAQKFGLRVGSNINVFTPNLFARTNVTITLSVVGINHPLRNIGASIYVYLPQLQSELSFQGMISHIYATLKDPTRAPQVRDEIQHLLDSPLFNISAPKAEAVQRIAGQTAGFELGLNVMVAVALVVCAFIVFNTLFMTVNERTYEIGVMRAVGTSRSQIFRIFLTEGMLIGTVGTIAGVVTGLALSRAFTAVAENILQIPSLPLVQLTPTITLMGLGAGFAAVFAGSLYPAASASRINIIQAIRPSARNSRTKVPDSIIVIVSVGMLTLGSLEAARLTPFHVPYLDVALIPFGLVILGAVLFGRSGRVLTAPLLPFSRAVGYVASRNGRRRLLRNAISFGMITITLSFVIMLGGIQGGVQTALDQGIQEALGADIILIANQSLPISFANNLTSLPQISTATPLGPSFFPVSPKVFGPKGNNTSVGVLAVDPTVFPQIINYQFVNSPSPQQVYAQLASNNQTVLLPDSLATRLGVSTGGKITMDIPTPVDFRVAGIFTGPVLQYIQFGNSFASDTIVVSFNSQNKFFGGHYNAPLFLVDLKPQYKSAASPIARDIASSYPKYDFAENSLTLGQLLSLVRDTINRIFTIILLVLYFALLIATLGISATMIMNVTDRKREIGLLRSQGMSRRQVSGLFLSEGILLGVFGFLLAIPGGLLLLEGATNSTTLAGFYLPFVVPYVAMLQSFGLAILAVVAGSLYPALRASRMEITKALEQA; encoded by the coding sequence TTGCTCTCTGCGAAGATTGCGTACCGCAACCTCCCGAAGCGGCGCGCGAGAACCGCGCTGACAATTCTAGCAGTTATTCTAGGAGTCGCTTTGCTCGTCGGGATAAATCTCGCAACTGCAAGCGCAACTGGCGAGTTCACGAATTACATCAACAAGTTCTGGGGCCACACAGACATCGTTGTGAGCTATGGTGGACTCCCTCCCGTATTCCAGACCAATTATCTAGACAAGGTCGAGAGCGTCTCAGAGGTTCAACAAACAGCCGTAAGACTCGTCTGGTTTGGCACCACTGACAACAGAACATTTTTTCCCCTGGTAGGAGTTAACGGGACGGACTTCGATTATTCAAGCTTCAATATCACCGGGACAAGGAGTCTCGCCCAAGGCCAAGCAACGGTAGACGACGGGCTTGCCCAGAAATTCGGACTGAGAGTCGGATCTAACATCAACGTCTTCACCCCAAACCTCTTCGCCAGAACCAATGTCACCATTACACTATCAGTAGTTGGAATCAACCATCCCCTACGCAACATCGGCGCTTCGATCTACGTCTATCTCCCTCAGCTACAATCCGAACTCAGCTTTCAGGGAATGATCTCCCACATCTACGCAACTCTCAAAGACCCAACTAGAGCACCGCAGGTCCGAGACGAGATTCAACATCTCCTAGACTCACCGCTCTTCAACATAAGCGCGCCAAAGGCCGAAGCGGTTCAGAGAATAGCCGGACAGACGGCAGGGTTCGAACTAGGGCTAAACGTGATGGTGGCAGTCGCCCTAGTCGTCTGCGCATTCATTGTCTTCAACACCTTGTTCATGACAGTGAACGAACGCACGTATGAGATCGGAGTGATGAGGGCTGTAGGAACCAGCCGATCACAGATCTTCAGGATATTCTTGACGGAGGGAATGTTGATTGGGACTGTCGGCACAATCGCCGGAGTGGTTACTGGGCTAGCCCTCTCGAGGGCCTTTACCGCGGTGGCAGAGAACATTCTCCAAATCCCATCTCTACCCCTAGTCCAGCTCACCCCGACCATTACCCTAATGGGCCTGGGAGCGGGATTCGCGGCAGTCTTCGCTGGATCCCTCTACCCTGCCGCTTCCGCAAGCCGGATCAACATTATCCAGGCGATTCGGCCATCTGCTAGAAACTCGCGCACCAAAGTCCCAGATTCCATTATTGTCATTGTCAGCGTAGGAATGCTAACGCTTGGATCGCTGGAGGCTGCCAGACTCACGCCCTTCCACGTACCATATCTCGACGTCGCGCTCATACCTTTCGGACTGGTCATTCTTGGAGCCGTGCTATTCGGACGATCAGGCCGAGTACTTACAGCACCTCTCCTGCCATTCTCAAGGGCAGTGGGATACGTCGCATCGAGAAACGGAAGACGAAGGTTACTCAGAAACGCAATCTCGTTTGGAATGATCACGATCACCCTCAGCTTCGTCATCATGCTCGGAGGAATCCAGGGCGGGGTCCAAACCGCTCTTGACCAAGGAATTCAGGAAGCACTCGGCGCTGACATAATCCTGATCGCAAACCAATCCCTGCCGATCAGCTTCGCAAACAATCTCACCAGCTTACCACAGATCTCGACCGCGACCCCACTGGGACCTAGTTTCTTCCCAGTCAGCCCGAAGGTTTTCGGTCCCAAAGGCAACAACACATCAGTCGGGGTACTAGCAGTCGACCCAACCGTATTCCCTCAGATCATAAACTATCAGTTCGTCAATTCTCCCTCTCCACAACAGGTGTATGCTCAGCTCGCGAGCAACAACCAAACCGTGTTGTTACCTGATTCTCTAGCAACTAGACTAGGCGTATCCACCGGCGGAAAGATCACAATGGACATCCCGACGCCCGTTGACTTCAGGGTTGCCGGAATATTCACCGGTCCGGTCCTGCAGTACATTCAGTTTGGAAACAGTTTCGCCAGCGACACGATCGTTGTCTCGTTCAATTCCCAGAACAAATTCTTTGGCGGTCACTACAACGCGCCACTCTTCCTAGTGGACCTAAAGCCTCAATACAAATCAGCCGCCTCCCCTATCGCTCGCGATATCGCTTCCTCGTATCCGAAATACGATTTCGCGGAGAACTCGCTGACCCTCGGACAACTCCTCTCCCTGGTCAGGGACACAATCAACAGGATATTCACGATCATCCTGCTAGTACTCTACTTCGCCCTCCTAATCGCCACGCTCGGAATAAGCGCCACAATGATCATGAACGTCACCGACAGAAAGCGCGAGATCGGGCTCTTACGATCACAAGGAATGAGCAGGCGACAAGTCTCCGGGCTTTTTCTGAGCGAGGGAATCCTCCTCGGAGTATTCGGTTTCCTTCTCGCGATCCCCGGAGGTCTGCTCCTGTTGGAGGGAGCGACGAATAGTACGACCCTAGCAGGATTCTATCTACCATTTGTAGTCCCATACGTCGCGATGCTGCAATCCTTCGGACTGGCAATTCTGGCAGTAGTGGCAGGGTCACTTTATCCGGCTTTGCGCGCTTCTAGAATGGAGATCACAAAGGCTCTCGAACAAGCGTAA
- a CDS encoding ABC transporter ATP-binding protein: METPAIVQVANLEKSYQLGNVTVRALRGVNFTLYQAEFVVITGPSGSGKTTLLNIIGTLDKPSSGTVTIDGEDIAGMKDGQLTKLRRHKIGFVFQFHNLIPVLSALENVELPLLTAGQKPSAAKERASLMLERVGLKERLTHLPDELSGGEQQRVAIARALANHPKIILADEPTGDLDTKTGTEVVQIMYEAAKRENASVLVVTHDPVVANRAEKLYEMRDGIITRTSQSPRESYRLRAIEPVPPEPARSLSQPN, translated from the coding sequence GTGGAGACCCCTGCCATCGTTCAAGTTGCGAACTTGGAGAAAAGCTACCAGCTCGGCAACGTCACAGTCCGGGCGCTTCGCGGGGTCAACTTCACGCTTTACCAAGCAGAATTCGTTGTCATAACCGGTCCTTCCGGGTCTGGAAAGACTACTCTCCTCAATATTATCGGAACGCTGGACAAGCCATCGTCTGGCACGGTCACCATCGACGGAGAAGACATTGCAGGCATGAAAGATGGCCAGCTCACGAAGCTCCGACGCCACAAGATAGGGTTCGTCTTCCAATTCCACAACCTCATACCAGTACTATCGGCTCTGGAAAACGTGGAGCTGCCGTTGTTAACGGCAGGACAGAAACCGTCAGCCGCGAAGGAGCGAGCTAGTCTGATGCTCGAGCGCGTCGGCCTCAAGGAACGCCTCACCCATCTACCGGACGAGCTGAGTGGGGGAGAGCAACAACGTGTCGCAATAGCACGTGCCCTAGCAAATCACCCGAAAATCATCCTCGCCGACGAACCAACAGGAGACCTTGACACCAAGACAGGGACAGAAGTCGTTCAGATAATGTACGAAGCAGCGAAAAGGGAGAACGCCTCCGTGCTTGTCGTCACACATGACCCGGTTGTCGCGAACCGGGCCGAGAAATTGTATGAAATGCGCGACGGCATCATAACAAGAACATCACAATCGCCTAGGGAGTCTTACCGGCTGAGAGCGATCGAACCAGTTCCCCCCGAACCCGCGCGATCTCTCTCACAGCCCAACTAA
- a CDS encoding ribonuclease H-like domain-containing protein: MAAKIVILDIETTSLEADAGVLVGAGLMSDTGRGEYLEARRTRDEKLLLTKLSKRLESYDVMVTWNGRSFDIPFLTTRLMRHGLDPRPFLRKPHIDLADVVKSRLRLTFTYLDHVCDFFQVDRKRGPMGLDVPYLHVRALEGDSSALLSIRDHCLDDLRATRQVFFKLKPLVEQQLEYAEGQS, from the coding sequence ATGGCCGCTAAAATCGTCATTCTCGATATCGAGACGACATCGCTTGAGGCAGACGCTGGAGTACTCGTCGGTGCCGGACTGATGTCAGACACTGGCAGAGGCGAGTATTTGGAAGCGAGAAGGACGAGGGACGAAAAGTTGTTGTTGACGAAGCTATCGAAGCGTCTGGAGAGCTATGATGTCATGGTGACCTGGAACGGGAGGAGCTTCGATATCCCATTTCTAACGACTCGCCTCATGAGACATGGGCTTGATCCTCGACCGTTTCTTCGAAAGCCGCACATTGATCTTGCTGACGTGGTAAAGAGCCGGTTGAGACTGACCTTCACCTATCTCGATCATGTTTGTGATTTCTTCCAGGTCGATCGGAAGAGGGGTCCAATGGGGCTCGATGTGCCGTATCTCCACGTTAGAGCGCTTGAGGGAGATAGTAGTGCATTGTTGTCGATACGTGATCATTGTCTCGATGATTTGCGGGCGACTAGACAGGTTTTCTTCAAGCTCAAGCCGCTCGTGGAGCAACAGTTAGAGTATGCCGAGGGGCAGTCTTAG
- a CDS encoding rhomboid family intramembrane serine protease yields MRVNYLLILGCVGLSLWGWQQDPNFIDTNFVFSWNNLLAGRVWTLITALFLHASPTHLFGNMLFLFVFGNTLEKMIGRDYHLAVFFIGGFTAFLLPPALGLYAPDTGMLGASAAIFTLAACVMLMNPLKFSFLFMAPQGLVAMFYFLYNVALVYDPTLIPGLGYDPNIAYIAHVIGFTVGIPFGISWSKRWPRNLLITLALFGIYLAILALLAAFFGLRLPLGIL; encoded by the coding sequence ATGAGGGTCAACTATCTACTCATACTCGGATGTGTAGGTCTCAGCCTCTGGGGTTGGCAACAGGACCCTAACTTCATTGACACGAATTTCGTGTTCAGCTGGAACAACTTACTAGCAGGAAGAGTCTGGACTCTTATCACCGCACTCTTTCTTCACGCGAGCCCCACGCATCTCTTCGGAAACATGCTCTTCCTATTCGTCTTCGGAAATACGCTTGAGAAGATGATCGGTAGAGACTATCACTTGGCAGTCTTCTTCATCGGAGGATTCACAGCATTCCTCCTTCCTCCGGCCCTTGGGCTCTATGCACCGGACACGGGCATGCTTGGTGCATCAGCCGCCATCTTTACTTTGGCAGCGTGCGTGATGCTGATGAACCCGCTCAAATTCTCGTTCCTCTTCATGGCCCCTCAGGGCCTCGTCGCTATGTTCTACTTTCTCTACAACGTAGCCCTCGTCTACGATCCGACGCTCATTCCAGGGCTCGGCTATGACCCAAACATCGCCTATATTGCCCACGTCATAGGCTTCACGGTAGGCATACCGTTCGGAATCTCCTGGAGCAAGCGCTGGCCAAGAAACCTCTTGATCACGCTTGCACTCTTCGGCATATACCTCGCAATACTCGCGCTGCTCGCAGCATTCTTCGGGCTAAGACTGCCCCTCGGCATACTCTAA
- a CDS encoding heme o synthase, which translates to MSVLFVRAVCAKPFYRQQGHASRSSLGSRAQAYLDLTKPKIVLLLDFTALIAFLVATRGINLLNLVAVIIAGTLASGGAGALNCYLDRDIDQSMGRTSHRPIPKGEVSPFNALIFGLVLVALGVGISLLLLSLWASLFVFLGAAIYVGFYTKWLKRRTTLNIVLGGSAGSCAPLAGWAAATGNVASIAPWLMALLVFVWTPSHFWSLALRASRDYAKAGIPMLPVVVGDKRAAQYIAINTFLLVPSSLIFVPLGTFGIIYLAIAGLLGLGMIILDLKLAFNPTKAQAWTAFKFSSPYLAIVFLAMVLDYRVLH; encoded by the coding sequence ATTTCGGTTCTTTTTGTAAGGGCCGTTTGCGCCAAACCCTTTTACCGCCAACAAGGTCACGCATCGCGTTCATCCTTGGGGTCCAGAGCCCAGGCCTACCTTGACCTGACCAAGCCGAAGATAGTCTTACTTCTGGACTTTACAGCTCTTATAGCGTTCCTAGTGGCCACTCGTGGCATTAACCTGCTCAATCTTGTTGCAGTCATAATCGCAGGCACCCTCGCATCCGGCGGAGCAGGAGCGTTGAACTGCTATCTTGATCGGGACATCGACCAGAGCATGGGACGTACCAGTCATCGGCCAATCCCTAAAGGAGAGGTATCACCGTTCAATGCCCTAATCTTCGGATTAGTGCTTGTAGCCCTTGGTGTCGGCATCTCTTTGTTGTTGCTTTCTCTCTGGGCTAGCTTGTTCGTCTTCCTCGGAGCGGCGATCTACGTCGGCTTCTATACCAAGTGGCTGAAACGCCGAACCACCCTCAACATCGTCCTCGGAGGCTCCGCTGGAAGTTGCGCACCCTTGGCAGGCTGGGCAGCGGCCACAGGGAACGTTGCCTCTATCGCACCCTGGCTGATGGCCCTTCTCGTGTTCGTCTGGACACCAAGCCACTTCTGGAGTCTCGCCCTTCGAGCTTCCAGGGACTATGCGAAAGCGGGTATTCCAATGCTTCCAGTCGTGGTAGGCGATAAGAGAGCTGCCCAGTATATCGCCATCAACACCTTCCTCCTCGTACCATCCTCTCTCATCTTTGTGCCTCTGGGAACCTTCGGAATCATCTATCTCGCAATCGCCGGGCTGCTCGGTTTGGGAATGATCATTCTAGACCTGAAGCTGGCCTTCAACCCTACAAAGGCCCAGGCGTGGACAGCGTTCAAGTTCTCCAGTCCGTACCTCGCTATCGTATTCCTTGCGATGGTGCTCGACTACCGGGTTCTGCACTAG
- a CDS encoding gamma-glutamyl-gamma-aminobutyrate hydrolase family protein (Members of this family of hydrolases with an active site Cys residue belong to MEROPS family C26.) yields the protein MKIVVVNNYKELGQTEKAVQNIEKCAGQSVEKIDFNEQDLYSRVVESGPDLVILTGSSALLSKPRTRELFQPEMDLVRKAKFPVLGICYGHQIIGSAFGAPMRDLGQMLRGYEKVNVVRKHPLFDGLPSDLVVAESHRQELIKVPDEFQHLAQSTTTRVEAIVHRSKPIYGVQFHPERSNDDHPHGRMIIQNLVKQIRRF from the coding sequence TTGAAAATAGTTGTCGTGAACAACTACAAGGAACTAGGACAGACTGAGAAAGCAGTTCAGAACATAGAAAAGTGCGCGGGTCAATCGGTAGAGAAAATAGACTTCAACGAACAAGATCTTTACAGCAGAGTCGTAGAATCCGGCCCGGACCTAGTCATTCTTACCGGGTCCAGCGCCCTCCTCTCAAAACCTAGAACTCGCGAGCTGTTCCAGCCCGAAATGGACCTCGTCAGAAAGGCCAAGTTTCCAGTTCTGGGAATATGCTACGGACACCAGATCATCGGCTCAGCCTTCGGCGCACCTATGCGCGATCTCGGTCAAATGCTACGTGGATACGAAAAAGTGAACGTCGTCCGCAAACATCCCTTGTTCGACGGATTACCATCCGACTTGGTGGTAGCCGAATCACACCGACAAGAATTGATCAAAGTTCCCGACGAGTTCCAACACCTTGCACAATCGACGACAACCAGAGTCGAGGCGATTGTACATCGCTCCAAGCCGATTTACGGAGTCCAGTTCCACCCTGAACGGTCAAACGATGACCATCCACATGGTAGAATGATCATTCAGAACCTCGTGAAACAGATTCGAAGATTCTAA
- a CDS encoding aminotransferase class V-fold PLP-dependent enzyme — MNIDLVRKQIPVTSRRAYFDNAGTGPPSIPVLNSINEFMADWREYGENWEEWLPLIIESRRQFGKMIGGATLDEVASVPNVTSALVGLASSINYKPKGNIVISELNFPTNIYLWHLQKKHGRAKEVRLLRRDNNGTVPLEQWEKAIDDDTSIVSVDYVSWTNGCREKIREITKIAHEHGAFVIADSFHALGVFPIDARQDGVDALVCGMYKWMQGPHGAAFVYAKRDRLKDLDPNYIGWHGVQDSVARRLTSQQDLFGRPFNIEETVPAPDATMFEGGSWGVISIVGAKAALEFALKHDQTERSHRVLKVTEHLIEGLRKKGRKILTPLQSDRRSGIVVFEDPEAGATYEKLKKMNITVASRVKALRASPHYYNTEEEIDKLLSAL; from the coding sequence TTGAATATCGACCTTGTCAGAAAACAGATACCTGTCACCTCTCGACGAGCGTACTTTGACAACGCGGGAACCGGTCCGCCATCAATACCGGTACTGAACTCGATTAACGAGTTCATGGCTGACTGGCGTGAGTACGGTGAAAACTGGGAAGAGTGGCTACCACTCATCATCGAATCACGCCGACAATTCGGAAAGATGATAGGAGGAGCAACTCTAGACGAGGTAGCCTCTGTCCCAAACGTTACCAGCGCGCTAGTCGGTCTCGCAAGTAGTATCAACTACAAACCAAAAGGCAATATCGTCATCAGCGAACTCAACTTTCCAACAAACATCTACCTCTGGCATCTGCAGAAAAAACACGGACGAGCCAAGGAAGTGCGCCTACTGCGCCGCGACAACAATGGCACAGTTCCCCTAGAACAGTGGGAGAAGGCAATAGACGATGATACTTCGATCGTCTCCGTTGACTATGTCTCCTGGACCAACGGTTGCCGGGAGAAAATTCGAGAGATCACAAAGATCGCGCACGAACACGGCGCATTTGTCATCGCCGACTCTTTCCACGCTCTAGGCGTTTTTCCAATTGACGCTCGACAAGACGGAGTTGACGCACTCGTCTGCGGGATGTACAAGTGGATGCAAGGACCTCACGGTGCAGCCTTCGTTTATGCCAAACGCGACAGACTGAAGGATCTGGATCCGAACTATATCGGCTGGCATGGGGTCCAAGACTCGGTCGCGAGGAGGCTCACAAGCCAACAAGATTTGTTCGGAAGGCCGTTCAACATCGAAGAAACAGTACCCGCACCGGACGCCACGATGTTTGAGGGCGGAAGTTGGGGAGTAATATCAATTGTAGGCGCAAAAGCAGCCTTAGAGTTCGCGTTGAAACACGACCAGACAGAAAGATCCCATAGAGTCCTAAAGGTCACCGAGCATCTGATCGAGGGTTTGAGAAAGAAAGGACGCAAGATACTCACACCGTTACAGTCCGACAGGCGAAGCGGAATAGTGGTCTTCGAAGACCCCGAAGCTGGAGCCACCTATGAGAAGCTGAAGAAGATGAATATCACCGTAGCGAGTAGAGTCAAGGCCCTGCGAGCCTCACCGCACTACTACAATACCGAAGAGGAGATCGACAAGCTCCTGTCTGCACTCTAA